A part of Pseudomonas sp. HR96 genomic DNA contains:
- a CDS encoding winged helix-turn-helix domain-containing protein, whose amino-acid sequence MEVSKTRSSFYRRLYVAYLIDSQQASSIPALTEVTGMPRRTAQDTVLALAELDIVCEFEQAQGERNHVGRYRIRDWGAIDRSWVARNLPGIKEVLGYP is encoded by the coding sequence ATGGAAGTCAGCAAGACCCGCAGCAGTTTCTACCGACGCCTGTACGTCGCCTACCTGATCGACAGCCAGCAGGCCAGCAGCATTCCCGCGCTCACCGAGGTCACCGGCATGCCCCGGCGCACCGCGCAGGATACGGTACTGGCGTTGGCCGAGCTGGACATCGTCTGCGAGTTCGAACAGGCTCAGGGCGAGCGCAATCATGTCGGCCGCTACCGCATCCGCGACTGGGGGGCTATCGACCGCAGCTGGGTGGCGCGTAACTTGCCAGGCATAAAGGAGGTTCTCGGGTATCCCTGA
- the yccS gene encoding YccS family putative transporter — translation MASTSFRQSMRRLWALDKFSYSVRVFFALTGSMAACYYLNEMRLLIPLFLGIIACALAETDDNWQGRVQALAVTLVCFSAAALSVEVLFPYPILFVSALALAAFVLTMLGALGERYNAIAYATLILSVYTTIGVDQRGGEITNVWHEPMLLVAGAGWYGVLSVLWQALFSNQPVQQGLARVFRELGIYLKLKSSLFEPIRQLDVEARRLELAKQNGRVVAALNASKEIILHRVGGGRPGSKVSRYLKLYFLAQDIHERASSSHYPYNALAEAFFHSDVLFRCQRLLRQQGVACQRLSESIQLRQPFVYDDSFAEALGDLHASLEHLRIQSNPAWRGLLRSLRALAHNLGTLDRLLSDASNPDSLADATDSSLLDRSPRNLKDVWARIRQNLTPSSLVFRHALRLPLALVVCFVMVHLIHPSQGYWIMLTTLFVCQPSYGATRRKLGQRIAGTAIGLTFGWALFTLFPSPLIQSFFAIVAGLVFFVNRTTRYTVSTAGITLMILFCFNQVGDGYGLFLPRLFDTLIGSLIAGLAVFLFLPDWQGRRLNKVLANTLSCNAIYLRQILEQYTHGKRDDLAYRLARRNAHNADAALSTTLANMLMEPGHFRKEADVGFRFLVLSHTLLSYLSGLGAHRGTELPEPLRGQLIGDAGERLVHSIEEVATGLAAREAVAVHSDAEEALASELEQMPEEVDEDQRLVQTQLALICRQLGPLRTLAAHLIKDKNSAAQVA, via the coding sequence ATGGCCTCGACCTCGTTTCGCCAATCAATGCGCCGCTTGTGGGCGCTGGATAAATTCAGCTACAGCGTGCGGGTGTTCTTTGCCCTGACCGGCAGCATGGCGGCCTGTTATTACCTCAACGAGATGCGCCTGCTGATCCCGCTGTTCCTCGGCATCATCGCCTGCGCCCTGGCCGAGACCGACGACAACTGGCAGGGCCGGGTGCAGGCGCTGGCGGTGACCCTGGTGTGTTTCAGCGCCGCGGCGCTTTCGGTGGAGGTGCTGTTCCCCTACCCCATCCTCTTCGTCAGCGCGCTGGCCCTGGCCGCCTTCGTGCTGACCATGCTCGGCGCCCTCGGTGAGCGCTACAACGCCATCGCCTACGCCACGCTGATCCTGTCGGTGTACACCACCATCGGCGTCGATCAGCGCGGCGGCGAGATCACCAACGTCTGGCACGAACCCATGCTGCTGGTGGCCGGCGCCGGCTGGTACGGCGTGCTGTCAGTGCTGTGGCAGGCGCTGTTTTCCAACCAGCCGGTGCAGCAGGGCCTGGCCCGGGTGTTTCGCGAGCTGGGCATTTATCTGAAGCTCAAATCCAGCCTGTTCGAGCCGATCCGCCAGCTGGACGTCGAGGCCCGGCGCCTGGAGCTGGCCAAACAGAACGGCCGGGTGGTGGCGGCGCTCAACGCCAGCAAGGAAATCATCCTGCACCGCGTCGGCGGTGGCCGGCCCGGCTCCAAGGTCAGCCGCTACCTCAAGCTGTACTTCCTCGCCCAGGACATCCACGAGCGCGCCAGCAGCTCGCACTACCCCTACAACGCCCTGGCCGAAGCCTTCTTCCACAGCGACGTGCTGTTTCGCTGCCAGCGCCTGCTGCGCCAGCAAGGGGTGGCCTGCCAGCGCCTGTCCGAGTCGATCCAGCTGCGCCAGCCGTTCGTCTATGACGACAGCTTCGCCGAGGCGCTGGGCGACCTGCACGCCTCCCTCGAACACCTGCGCATCCAGAGCAACCCGGCCTGGCGCGGCCTGCTGCGCTCACTGCGGGCGCTGGCGCACAACCTCGGCACCCTCGACCGCCTGCTCAGCGACGCGAGCAACCCCGACAGCCTGGCCGACGCCACCGACAGCAGCCTGCTCGACCGCTCGCCGCGCAACCTCAAGGACGTCTGGGCGCGCATTCGCCAGAACCTGACGCCCAGCTCGCTGGTGTTTCGCCACGCGCTGCGCCTGCCGCTGGCGCTGGTGGTGTGTTTTGTCATGGTGCACCTGATCCACCCGTCGCAGGGCTACTGGATCATGCTCACCACCCTGTTCGTCTGCCAGCCCAGCTACGGCGCCACCCGCCGCAAGCTCGGCCAGCGCATCGCCGGCACGGCCATCGGCCTGACGTTTGGCTGGGCGCTGTTCACTCTGTTCCCCAGCCCGTTGATCCAGTCGTTCTTCGCCATCGTCGCCGGGCTGGTGTTCTTCGTGAACCGCACCACGCGCTACACGGTGTCCACGGCGGGGATCACGCTGATGATCCTGTTCTGTTTCAACCAGGTGGGCGACGGCTACGGGCTGTTCCTGCCACGGCTGTTCGACACCCTGATCGGCAGCCTGATCGCCGGCCTTGCGGTGTTCCTGTTCCTGCCCGATTGGCAAGGGCGGCGCCTGAACAAGGTGCTGGCCAATACCCTGAGCTGCAACGCCATCTACCTGCGGCAGATTCTCGAGCAGTACACCCATGGCAAGCGCGACGACCTGGCCTATCGCCTGGCCCGGCGCAACGCCCACAACGCCGATGCGGCGCTGTCCACCACGCTGGCCAACATGCTCATGGAGCCAGGGCATTTTCGCAAGGAAGCCGACGTCGGCTTTCGCTTTCTGGTGCTCTCGCACACGCTGCTCAGCTACCTCTCGGGGCTGGGCGCGCACCGCGGCACCGAACTGCCCGAGCCGCTGCGCGGGCAGTTGATCGGCGATGCCGGCGAGCGCCTGGTGCATAGCATCGAAGAAGTCGCCACGGGCCTGGCCGCTCGCGAAGCCGTGGCCGTGCACAGCGACGCCGAGGAGGCGCTGGCCAGCGAGCTGGAGCAGATGCCCGAGGAAGTCGACGAGGACCAGCGGCTGGTGCAGACCCAGCTGGCCCTGATTTGCCGCCAGCTGGGGCCGCTGCGCACCCTGGCAGCCCATCTGATCAAGGACAAGAACAGCGCCGCACAGGTGGCCTGA
- a CDS encoding substrate-binding periplasmic protein — protein MSHLLRACCLLGILLGASHATAENLRLVADAWPPFTDAGMANGGLATQIVTTALQRAGYGVDFEQVPWARALLGVGEGRYDILVNAWYSDERTRIGQFSAGYLVNRIVFIKRRDTDVAFNGDYTSLHPYPIAVVRGYAYSQGFDSDEQMQKVPVHNFPMAVRMLAAGRVQLTLDDELVARYYLSRESPKVRNSVEFLPRSLTENQLRILVSLKNPDHDRIVAGFDRQITAMKADGTYARLLKEFGM, from the coding sequence ATGTCGCACCTGCTTCGAGCCTGTTGTTTGCTGGGAATACTGTTGGGCGCAAGCCATGCAACGGCCGAAAACCTGCGGCTGGTGGCCGATGCCTGGCCACCCTTCACCGATGCCGGCATGGCCAACGGCGGCCTGGCCACGCAGATTGTCACCACGGCGCTGCAGCGCGCGGGCTACGGCGTGGATTTCGAGCAGGTGCCGTGGGCGCGAGCGCTGCTGGGGGTGGGTGAAGGTCGCTACGATATCCTGGTCAACGCCTGGTACAGCGACGAGCGCACCCGTATCGGCCAGTTCTCTGCCGGTTACCTGGTCAACCGCATCGTCTTCATCAAGCGCAGGGACACCGACGTCGCCTTCAACGGCGACTACACCAGCCTGCATCCCTACCCGATCGCCGTGGTGCGCGGCTATGCGTATTCCCAGGGCTTCGACAGCGACGAACAGATGCAGAAGGTGCCGGTGCACAACTTTCCCATGGCGGTGCGCATGCTGGCCGCCGGGCGGGTGCAACTGACCCTGGACGATGAGCTGGTGGCGCGCTATTACCTGTCCCGCGAGTCACCCAAGGTGCGCAATTCGGTGGAGTTCCTGCCCAGATCCCTGACCGAAAACCAGCTGCGCATCCTGGTCAGCCTGAAGAACCCCGACCATGATCGAATCGTTGCCGGGTTCGACAGGCAGATCACTGCCATGAAGGCCGACGGCACCTACGCACGCCTGCTCAAGGAATTCGGCATGTAG
- a CDS encoding M48 family metallopeptidase — protein MTPLKYLQAYPVELQAQVRRMMDQGRLGDYLQQRYPQRHDVQSDKALYGYVLQIKQEHLRNAPGLDKVLFDNRLDLTHRALGLHTTISRVQGGKLKAKKEIRIASLFKEAAPQFLKMIVVHELAHLKESDHNKAFYQLCEYMQPGYHQLEFDLRVYLTWRDLGA, from the coding sequence ATGACTCCGCTCAAGTACCTGCAAGCCTACCCCGTCGAACTGCAAGCCCAGGTCCGTCGGATGATGGACCAGGGGCGTCTGGGCGATTACCTGCAACAACGCTACCCCCAGCGCCACGACGTGCAGAGCGACAAAGCGCTGTACGGCTATGTGTTGCAGATCAAGCAGGAGCACCTGCGCAACGCGCCCGGCCTGGACAAGGTGCTGTTCGACAACCGCCTGGACCTGACCCACCGCGCACTGGGCCTGCACACCACCATCTCGCGGGTGCAGGGCGGCAAGCTTAAGGCCAAGAAGGAGATCCGCATCGCCTCGCTGTTCAAGGAGGCGGCGCCGCAGTTTCTCAAGATGATCGTGGTGCACGAGCTGGCGCACCTCAAGGAGTCGGACCACAACAAGGCGTTCTACCAGCTGTGCGAATACATGCAGCCCGGCTACCATCAGCTTGAATTCGACCTCAGGGTCTATCTTACCTGGCGCGATCTCGGCGCCTGA